CTCAAAACGCAGGTTCTTCTCATCGACTATGAAATTCTTCAAATCCATAAAGCGCTCTCTGGCCTCATCTTGATTGTTCACTTGGTACACCTTAGCTTGGCATTCAAGACGCAGATCCGCTTCTTTCCATGGTTTCATCGTGACGTTTCCATTTGCTACATCAATATAAATGTTTTGAAAATCGACTCCCTGATGTTGAAAGATATGGTGAACGCTTTGGTAAGAGCCGAAATTAAAATCGAGATCAACGTTTTTAATTTTCTTAAATGCCTCTCCAACCAAACTTTTAAAACGCTGCTTTGTAGATCCGGAATCATAAGCCTTTTGCCCTTGGTTAGCATTCCAATCTACTTTCTTAGAGAGGGATACAGGTTCATCCTGATCCTCTTCTACTTCACTAGCATAGTCTAATGCGTCGATTAATTCTTCCGCTTCTTCAGTGGAAATTTTCCCTTCTTGAAGCATCGTCAAAATCCGTTTTCGCTCCTCTTTCACAATCCATCTCTCCTTTATGATACTCTTTCCTTCTACGCATAACCTAACCACTCTGTTTCATATTCTTATTCTCTTTCTCGGTTAAATAGAAACATCCTTCATGGTGAGTGCATGTTTCCGTTACGTTATGTAAAAACCCCTACTTCTAAAAGAAGCAGGGGTTACACTTAAAACGTCCATTTATAAAATTCTTCGTATTTCAATAACTTACGGCCCTCGGAATTAATCTCTTTTAAGTTCGGGCTATCACGGAATTGTTTCATCATTCCTTCCGCTTGAGAACGGTGAGCTTCAATGGCTCTCATCTTGCCTTCGAAATAATCTTCTACGTCTCTAACAATATCCGGCTCACCTAGAAGCTCACGACGATTATGCGTAATCGCCTTGGCCCATACCTCTGGACGCTTGGACTCATCCATCATTTCAACAGCCTTAATGGCAGCAGCTCCCATAGCATCGTGGTCAGGGTGAACAGCATGACCAGGGTAAAATGTAATAACAAGGCTTGGGTTAATCTCTTCAAGACGTTGTTTTAAATCTTTCGCTACTTCATCACGATCTTCAAATTCTAACGTCTTATCGCGGTAACCAAGCATTTCTAAGTTAATATCTAATTCCTTACACGCATCCTGAAGTTCTTTCTTACGAATTTCCGGGAGAGTTTCGCGATTAGCGAAAAAAGGGCTCCCCATGTTGCGGCCCATTTCTCCTAACGTTCCACAAAAATACGTTACAGGAATATCCTGTCCACGAAATTCAAGGATCGTACCTGAACAACCGAATGCTTCATCGTCTGGATGAGGTAAAATAATAGCGACATGTTGATCCATGTTTAGCTTCCTCTCTTTCATCTATTAATTAAACGGCTTCTCGCTGATTTCTAAAGCAACCATTAAACGACCTTCGTTATCGTGACCGGCCATAAGCAAACGACCTTGATCATCGAGCTCCCAGTCTGTTAAGCCTTCTGCATAAATCCAGCCAAGTTGAGTCTTCAAGCCAACACGGAAGGATTCATGACCAATAATTTTCGCTTGCGTATATCGAACTTGAGCATTCCGAATAAATGCTCCTACATTATATGCGTTTGAGTCAAAGTGGCGCGCGTAAGCACCGTTCGTAGTTTCTAAATGAATGTAAACATCTTTATGCGCTAAATTCTCAAGCGCTTTTTGGACGTGATCGATTTGGATCGTTTCCATACGACGGACCCCTCTCTAGAACTTGTGTCTTTCTATACCATACCCAAAATAGTGCACAATCGTCAAAGAATCTACTTTATGTATAGAGAGAGGAGAAAATCTCCCCACCTCTTATCGCCTTATAGCTCAGACTTCAGATCACGTAATAGATCGATTAAACCTCTCAAACCAGCTAACCCTTCGCCATTTTGACAAGTCGATCCACCGCCAGCATTTCCAGTTCCGTTCCCATTTCCATTAAACATAAAAGCTAAGATAGCTAGGATAAGAAACAGATTATTGTCATTATAAATGCGAATGTTTGGATTTCCGATATTCTCAAGCGTTAAGTCATCTTGGTTGTATTGGCGGTTTCGTTGGTCTTGTTCTTGATCCTGTTCCTGATCTTGTTCATTGTCCTGGTCGTTTTCTTGATCTTGATCGTTGTCCTGGTCTTGCTCATTGTCTTGATCATTTTCTTGATCTTGATCGTTGTCCTGGTCTTGCTCATTGTCTTGATCATTTTCTTGATCTTGATCGTTGTCCTGGTCTTGCTCATTGTCTTGATTATTTTCTTGATCTTGATCGTTGTCCTGGTCTTGCTCATTGTCTTGATCTTGGTCGTTTTCTTGGTCTACGTCCTGGTCGTTATCTTGCTCATTATCCTGGTCTTGGTCCTGATCGTTTTCTTGATCTTGATCAAAGTCTTGATCATTATCTACATCTTGATCCTGATCCTGATCAAAATCCTGATCGTTTTCTTGATCTTGTTCGAAGTCCTGATCATTGTCTAATTCTTGGTCCTGGTCTTGATCTTGATCTTGGTCTTGATCTTGATCCTGATCTTGATCTTGATGCTGATCCTGATCTTGATCTTGGTCTTGGTCTTGGTCTTGATCCTGGTCTTGGTCTTGATCCTGATCTTGATCTTGATCCTGATCCTGATCTTGATCCTGATCTTGGTCCTGATCTTGATCTTGATGCTGATCTTGATCCTGGTCTTGATCTTGATCCTGATCCTGATCTTGGTCCTGATCTTGGTCCTGATCTTGATCTTGATGCTGATCCTGATCTTGATCTTGATCCTGGTCTTGATCTTGATCTTGATCCTGATCTTGGTCCTGATCTTGGTCCTGATCTTGATCTTGATGCTGATCTTGATCTTGGTCTTGATCCTGGTCTTGATCTTGGTCTTGATCCTGGTCTTGATCCTGATCCTGATCTTGGTCTTGATCCTGATCCTGATCTTGGTCTTGGTCTTGATCTTGATCCTGATCCTGATCTTGATCTTGAATCTGCTTTTGTTTCTGGTCTTGGTCCTGATCTTGGTCTTGATCTTGATCCTGGTCTTGATCCTGATCTTGATCTTGGTCTTGATCCTGATCTTGGTCCTGGTCTTGCTCTTGGTCCTGATCTTGATCCTGATCTTGGTCTTGGTCCTGGTCTTGATCCTGATCTTGGTCTTGGTCTTGGTCCTGGTCTTGATCCTGATCTTGATCTTGGTCCTGATCTTGGTCTTGGTCCTGGTCCTGATCTTGGTCTTGCTCTTGGTCTTGATCCTGGTCTTGGTCTAAATCAAATTCTTGATCATTTTCTAATTCCTGATCTTGATCCTGATCTTGATCCTGATCTTGCTCCTGGTCTTGATCTTGATCTTGATCTTGTTCCTGCTCTTGCTCATTACTATTTTCTATTTCATTATCTAACTCATTTTCTTGTTCTTGCATTTGCTTCTGAATTTGCTTTTTGAGTTTTTCAAGCTCTGCTTCTAATTTGATTAAGTGAAGATCTTTATCAAATGACATATGCATGTTCACTCCTTATTCATTTATACGTTAATGTATGGGATTAACCGGAATGTGTAAGGGTGCATGCCTTGAGTCAAACAACCAAATCAAGGAACTTCTCCAAAAACACTGAGCTTGCCTACAAAAAAGAGGCAAAAACCATGGTAGTGGTCTTTGCCTCTTTTTTATTAGGATTTTGAAACTTTTTCGCGCTGTTTAATCTTCTCTTCCATGCGCTTACGATCTCGTTCTAGTATGGGTCCTAAATAATAACCTGTGTAGGATTGTGTTTGTTCAGCAACTTCTTCTGGTGTACCTGTTGCAATAATTTCGCCACCATTATCTCCGCCTTCAGGTCCCAAATCAATCAAATGATCTGCTGCTTTAATTACGTCTAAATTGTGCTCGATAATAAGAACCGTGTCTCCATTATCTACAAGGCGCTGTAACACCATTAACAACCTAGAAATATCATCAACATGTAAGCCTGTCGTCGGCTCGTCTAAAATGTACAGAGAGCGACCTGTCGAACGACGATGAAGTTCGCTTGCTAGTTTAACACGTTGGGCTTCACCACCTGATAATGTTGTGGCCGGTTGCCCCAATTTGATATATCCAAGCCCTACATCGAAAATGGTAGACAGCTTGCGTTTAATCTTAGGAATCGCTTCAAAGAAGTCATACGCTTCTTCAATTGTCATTGCCAGAACTTCTGCAATACTCTTGCCTTTATATTTCACTTCTAACGTTTCACGATTATATCGCTTCCCGTCACACACTTCACAAGGAACATAAACGTCTGGCAAGAAGTGCATTTCAATTTTGATAATGCCATCCCCGCGACAAGCTTCACAACGTCCACCTTTTACGTTAAAGCTAAAGCGTCCTTTTTTGTATCCTCGAATTTTAGCTTCATTCGTCTGGGCAAACACATCACGGATGTCATCAAAGACGCCTGTGTACGTTGCAGGGTTTGAGCGCGGCGTACGACCAATAGGTGATTGGTCAATATCAATGACTTTTTCTAAATGGTCAATGCCTTTCACTTCTTTATGTTTACCAGGCTTTACTTTACTCTTGTGAAGTCGTTGAGCAAGGCTTTTGTGTAAGATTTCGTTTACGAGCGTACTCTTACCAGAACCAGAGACACCTGTTACTGCTGAAAGAACGCCAAGCGGTAATTTGGCATTTACTTTCTTCAAGTTATTCTCTTCTGCTCCAACGATTTCAACATAGCGACCATCCGGTTTACGACGCTCCTGCGGGAGTGGAATGAACTTCTCACCTGATAAATATTGCCCTGTCAGTGACCCATTGTCTTTCATTACTTCTTCAGGGGTACCACTTGAAACAATCTGCCCCCCATGGGCTCCTGCGCCAGGGCCTATATCGATTAAGTGATCAGCGGCAAGCATCGTATCTTCATCATGCTCTACTACGATGAGCGTATTATCTAGATCGCGCATATTTTGAAGCGTAGAGATTAGACGATCGTTGTCTCGTTGGTGAAGACCGATTGAAGGCTCATCAAGAACGTAAAGGACTCCAGTCAGCGCTGCCCCAATCTGCGTAGCT
The nucleotide sequence above comes from Pontibacillus chungwhensis. Encoded proteins:
- the bshB2 gene encoding bacillithiol biosynthesis deacetylase BshB2, producing MDQHVAIILPHPDDEAFGCSGTILEFRGQDIPVTYFCGTLGEMGRNMGSPFFANRETLPEIRKKELQDACKELDINLEMLGYRDKTLEFEDRDEVAKDLKQRLEEINPSLVITFYPGHAVHPDHDAMGAAAIKAVEMMDESKRPEVWAKAITHNRRELLGEPDIVRDVEDYFEGKMRAIEAHRSQAEGMMKQFRDSPNLKEINSEGRKLLKYEEFYKWTF
- a CDS encoding YojF family protein; translated protein: METIQIDHVQKALENLAHKDVYIHLETTNGAYARHFDSNAYNVGAFIRNAQVRYTQAKIIGHESFRVGLKTQLGWIYAEGLTDWELDDQGRLLMAGHDNEGRLMVALEISEKPFN